One segment of Setaria viridis chromosome 4, Setaria_viridis_v4.0, whole genome shotgun sequence DNA contains the following:
- the LOC117851914 gene encoding uncharacterized protein isoform X2, whose product MEIERMMGCQIPAFGVWNYCNDLSITQYFDSAMQARLTKRWNRRGDGVVAAVEKGVACGEPLVLFRTPSFQRKPAQIKVIRREAEKHCSADELQDGGVQAEVGAYPMKRKVVSKPVDEDLYKMRKVVWSMWIGCLGLDCIA is encoded by the exons ATGGAGATAGAG AGGATGATGGGTTGCCAGATCCCGGCGTTTGGGGTGTGGAACTACTGCAACGACCTCTCCATCACGCAGTACTTCGACTCCGCCATGCAGGCAAGGCTGACGAAGCGCTGGaaccgccgcggcgacggcgttgTTGCGGCCGTCGAGAAGGGTGTGGCCTGCGGGGAACCGCTTGTCTTGTTCAGGACCCCCTCTTTTCAACGCAAGCCAGCCCAGATCAAG GTGATAAGGAGAGAAGCAGAGAAGCACTGCAGTGCCGACGAGCTGCAGGACGGCGGCGTGCAAGCTGAGGTTGGAGCATACCCAATGAAGCGTAAGGTTGTTAGTAAGCCTGTGGATGAGGACCTGTACAAG ATGAGGAAGGTGGTCTGGAGTATGTGGATTGGATGCCTGGGTCTGGACTGCATTGCCTGA
- the LOC117851914 gene encoding uncharacterized protein isoform X1, which yields MEIERMMGCQIPAFGVWNYCNDLSITQYFDSAMQARLTKRWNRRGDGVVAAVEKGVACGEPLVLFRTPSFQRKPAQIKVIRREAEKHCSADELQDGGVQAEVGAYPMKRKVVSKPVDEDLYKVPQPLLYRKPKKMRKVVWSMWIGCLGLDCIA from the exons ATGGAGATAGAG AGGATGATGGGTTGCCAGATCCCGGCGTTTGGGGTGTGGAACTACTGCAACGACCTCTCCATCACGCAGTACTTCGACTCCGCCATGCAGGCAAGGCTGACGAAGCGCTGGaaccgccgcggcgacggcgttgTTGCGGCCGTCGAGAAGGGTGTGGCCTGCGGGGAACCGCTTGTCTTGTTCAGGACCCCCTCTTTTCAACGCAAGCCAGCCCAGATCAAG GTGATAAGGAGAGAAGCAGAGAAGCACTGCAGTGCCGACGAGCTGCAGGACGGCGGCGTGCAAGCTGAGGTTGGAGCATACCCAATGAAGCGTAAGGTTGTTAGTAAGCCTGTGGATGAGGACCTGTACAAGGTACCTCAACCGCTGCTGTACCGAAAACCTAAAAAG ATGAGGAAGGTGGTCTGGAGTATGTGGATTGGATGCCTGGGTCTGGACTGCATTGCCTGA